Within the Streptomyces sp. YIM 121038 genome, the region TAGTACTTCAGGCCGTCCAGGTCGGCGTCCGTGAGGGACTTCAGGATGCCGGGGGACTCCGGGCCCTGCACCGCGATCAGGGCGTAGGCGTCGCGGTCGTCGCGGACCTCGGCGTCGAAGCCCGCGGCGCGCTCGGTGAGGGCGTCCAGGACGGTCTGGGCGTTGGAGGCGTTGGCCACGACCATGTACTCGGTCTCGGCCAGGCGGTAGACGATCAGGTCGTCCAGGATGCCGCCGTCCTGCTGACAGATCATGGTGTACCGGGCGCGGCCCACGGAGACGGAGCCGATGTTGCCGACGAGCGCGAAGTTCAGCAGGTCCACGGCCTGGGTGCCGGTGACGGTGATCTCGCCCATGTGGGAGAGGTCGAAGAGGCCGGCCTTGGTGCGCACGGCGTTGTGCTCGTCGCGCTCGCTGCCGTACCGCAGCGGCATGTCCCAGCCCGCGAAGTCGGTCATCGTGGCGCCCAGCGAACGGTGCAGGGCGTCGAGGGCGGTCTGACGTGGGGCGCGTGCGGTCTGACTCATCAGTACTGGCTCCAGGGCATGACGGGCGAGGTCTGTCCTCCCCATCTGTCATAAACCTGAGAGGTTCACCACGCCCCGTGCGTATGACGGAGCATGACTTGCACCTTGGGTGGAGCCGTCCCGCGGGCCGAGCTGGTCGCGCTCGTCGGGGGAGTGGCTCGCTTTTCAGATGTGCCTCGCCCGCGCGGTACGGGGCCTGAGAGATTCAAGGGAGGAACTTGCTCCTTCGGCGCCCCACGACGCTCCTGCGTCACCGGGGACTCTCCCGCGCGGATTCAAGCGGCCGGTATGGAGTTGGCGCGCACATCATTGCACGCGCCCCCGCTTCACAACAGCCGCAACCAGGGAGTCCCCCGCTGTCGTCTTCGTAGGGCATTACCTTCTCTTTACATACGACGGAGAAGTACTGGGGATGAGTGACGTGACGAGCATGGGGAGGCCGATCACGGTGCGCAGGAGCAGTGCTTACGCGACGACCACGGGTGTCTCGCTGCCCAGGGCGGGGGCGGTGCTGCCCGGCGCGGGCGTCGCCCTGCCCCCGCAGCCGGGCGCCCCCGCGGCGCCCGCGCGGGAGGCCGTCGCCGCCTCCCACCGGCCCGCGGTGCGCGACCTCAGGGGCCGCTCCGGGCGCGGCCCGACCGGCCTGGTGTTCGCCGCAGGTGACGTCGTGGTGGTCTCCGGCCTGCCCGGCAGCGGCAAGTCCACGCTGATGCGGCGCGCCGTGGCGGGCCCGCGCGTGGACTCCCAGGACACCCGCGACCGCTGGGCGGCCCGGGTGCCGCGCCGGATCCCGTACGCGCTCTACCGCCCCCTCGTCCGCCTCGCGCACTACGCGTACCTGCGCCGGACGCTGCGCGCGGGCAGCGGCGTCGTCGTCCACGACTGCGGCACCCAGCCGTGGGTGCGCCGCTGGCTCGCCCGCGCGGCGGCCCGGCGCGGGGCCACGCTGCACCTGCTCCTCCTCGACGTGCCCGCCCCCGTGGCCCTCGACGGCCAGCGCGCCCGGGGACGCGGGGTCTCCCGGTACGCCTTCGCGCGCCACCGCAGGACGGTCGGCCGCCTCGTCCGGGCCGCCGAGAGCGGGCGCCTGCCGCGCGGCTGCGGCTCGGCGGTGCTGCTCGACCGGGAGGCGGCGGGGGCGTTGCGCGCGCTGGGCTTCGAGGGACAGGGCGGGTAGGGCGGGGCGCGCGGGCCCGGCGGCGTTAGGGTCGGGCCGCAGACAGCACGCAGAGCAGAGGTCGAGGCAGATGGACTTTCCGGGGGACGTACCGGCACAGGCGCACGCCCATCCCTACGGCGGCTGGCCCGCCAACGAGCTGGAGGAGGTGCTCGCCGCCTCGCTCGGCGCGCCGCCGTCCGAGGCGACGGGCGCCCGCATGGTCGAGGTGCTCGGCCGCAGCAGGGTGTGGATCCCGCTGCCGAACGGGGGCGGGCCCGAGAGCGGCACGCTCGACCTGCCGACGCTGGAGCTCGACGGGCAGGCGTACGTGCCCGTCTTCACCTCGGAGCAGGAGTTCCAGCAGGCCACCGGCGGGCGGATGAGCTGCACGGTGGCGCCCGCGGTGGAGTTCGCGCGCGGCCTGGCGCCGGAGCTCGGCATCGCGCTCAACCCGGAGGGCACGGTGGCGGTGCCGCTGCCGCCCGCCGCGGTGGCCGCGCTGTGCCGGGTGGGGCGCACGGAGCTGGACGGGCCCGCGAGCGGCGGCCGGGTGCGGCTGTTCGAGCCGGACTGGCAGGACGACCCGGTGGACTTCCTGTCCGCCGCGGCGCAGGAGTTCGAGGCGGCGGGCGCGGTGCTCAGCGCGCGGCGCTGTCTCGCCACCGTCGAGGACGAGGCCCCCACCCTGTTCATCGGCGTCGAGCTGTCCTCCTGGGAGGGCGACGCCCGCGACCTGCCCATGGCGGCCCTCGGCCGCGCCCTCGGCCGGGCCGCGGTGCCGTGGCCGGTCAACCTGGTCCTCCTGGACGTGGCCCAGGACCCGGTGGGCGACTGGATGAAGGCCCGCCTCCGCCCGTTCTTCACCGCGGGCTAGGGGTCCGGCGCCCCCCGGGGCAGCGCCCCGAAGGGGCGCGGGGAACTGCGCGACCAGCCACGGACGGCCCGCAGACATCCGACGGCAGAGCACGGCACAGCACGGCGACACCTGTTCAAGCGCTAAGTAGCCACGCCCCGCTTAAGCTGGTGCCCGGTGACGCGGTCGGCGCAACGACCGCGCAGGGCACGTCGCGAAGGGGCGGTTAGGGTGAGCGCGTCGGGCACCGCTGCGGCCGGACAGGTCGAGCACATGCTGCGCCAGGTGACGCCGGGGCGCTATGACGCGTACGAGGCGCTCCTGCACGCCCTCGCCGACGGCAAGGTGTGGATGCTGCTCTGGCACGGCCAGGCCGGATCCCCCGACGCCCAGTACGGCAACATGGAGGTGGAGGGGTACGGCTACGCGCCGTGCGTGACCTCCGCCCAGGAGCTCTCCGCCAGCGGCTGGAACCGCGGCTACGAAGTGGTCGGCGGCCTCGACGTGGCCCGCGCCCTGTACCCGGACCACTACGGCCTGTGGCTCAATCCGCACGCCCCGGGCGGCGGCGTCGGCATCCCCTGGCTCGATCTGCGGCGCATCGCGGGCGGCCTCGCCAGCCAGCCCGCGGGCCCGCTGCGGCTGACCGACCCGACCATCGAACTCCCGCAGTTCTACGCGCTGTTGACCCAGAACGCGCACCGCACCCCGGCCGTCCGCGCGCTGCGCCGCGCCTGGGTGCAGCCGGTGCTCGGCGCGCCCTATCTGGCCATCGGCCTGGACGTGTACGACACCTCGCCCGCGTCCGTCGACTCGGTCCGCGCGATGATGCAGCAGTCCATCGGCGCCGTCCCCGAGGGCCTGCCCGTGTCGACCGTCGCGATGGCCGATCCGCACGACCCGGTGGCGCTGTGGCTGCGCGCCAACGCCCGGCCGTTCTACGACCGCGACGCGCAGGGGGCTCCCGCTCCCGCCGCGGGCGGATACGGCTATCCCGCACAGTACTGAGACATCTCGTACGAAAGACGTAGCAATCCCACTGCGCGCCCCGCGCGGCGAACAGGACAGTGGCTGGATTCCGTTTGCCGTCGGCGAGCTGATCAGCGTCGTTGTGCGCGATGTCCCCTTCTGGGGCAGGCGTGCGTGTATGGGCGCGTGTGGCTCCTGTGCCCCCAACTGCCCCGTGTTCGCCCGGCGTTCAGTGACGTCCGGATAACGGAACACCTCGATCAGCATCACGGTTGCGCATCCATTCCCCGACAAGTCTGGTAACAGATCACGACCCCGTTGAAGACTCCCGCTCCAAGGGGCCTTCGCCCCTGTGTACGACGGACTGATCACGTCGCTACAGCGGCAAGTGCGGGCCGGTCACCGCCGGTTGAGAGGGGTCCCTGCCACGATGACGGCGCCATTGCATGACACACCTGCGGACGCGAAACCCACGGAGGAAGTCGCCCCCGCAGCTGGTGCAGGGGGGAAGAAGGTCGAGGGGCGGTCCCTCACCCAGATCGCCTGGAACCGGCTGAAGCGCGACAAGGTCGCCCTCGCGGGCGGCATCACGGTGGTCCTCCTGGTCCTCGTGGCGGTGTTCGCGCCCCTGATCGTCGGCCTGCTCGGACACCCGCCGAACGACTTCCACCAGGAGAAGCTGGACCCGCTGACGAACCTGCCCACGGGCTCGTTCGGCGGCGTGAGCAGCGACTACCTCTTCGGAGTCGAGCCCAACAAGGGCCGCGACGTGTTCAGCCGGATCGTCTACGGAGCACGCATCTCGCTGCTCGTGGCCTTCCTCGCCGCGATCGTCGCCGTGGTGCTCGGCACCCTCTTCGGGATCATCGCCGGCTACTTCGGCGGCTGGATCGACGCCCTGATCAGCCGCGTGATGGACGTGCTGCTCTCCTTCCCGCAGCTGCTCTTCATCATCTCCCTGGTCTCGGTCCTTCCCGACGACTTCCTGGGCCTTCAGGGGACGAGCGTGCGCGTCTCGATCCTCGTCCTGGTCATCGGCTTCTTCGGCTGGCCGTACATCGGGCGCATCGTGCGCGGCCAGACGCTCTCGCTCAGGGAGCGCGAGTACGTGGAGGCCGCCAAGAGCCTCGGCGGCGGCCGGCGCCACATCCTCTTCCGCGAACTCCTGCCGAACCTCGTGGCGCCCATCACCGTCTACGCGACGCTGATGATCCCCACGAACATCCTCACGGAGGCCGCCCTCAGCTTCCTGGGCGCGGGTGTCAAGCCGCCGACCGCCTCCTGGGGAGGCATGCTGCGCGACGCCCTCGAAACGTACGAGCACGACCCGATGTTCATGGTCTTCCCGGGTGTGACGATCTTCATCACGGTGCTCGCCTTCAACCTCTTCGGGGACGGTCTGCGCGACGCGCTCGACCCCAAGGGAACCCGCTAGCAGACCCGACTGACTTGCCCCCTGCCGCTGGTCAGGTGGCTCTTTCCATGGTTCTTCGGCAGCGATAAGCCAGGGACCGCGAATCTGGAAGGTTGCGAGAAAATGCCCACACTTCCCCCGAAAAGGCGGCTCGCCGCGGGCGCGGCCCTCGTCGTCGCGGCCCTGGTGACCACCACGGCCTGCGGCAGCGGCGACGGTGACGGCGACGGCGACGGCAAGGGAGCCGGCTACAACGCCGCCCTGAACAAGGTCGCCAAGGCGTCCAAGAAGACCGGTGGCACCCTGCGCATGGTCGGGAAGCAGGACCTCGACTCCGCCGACCCGCAGCGCGCGTACTACGGCATGTCCTGGGACTTCATGCGCTTCTACACCCGCCAGCTGGTGTCGTACGACACCAAGCCCGGCAAGGCGGGCACGAAGCTGGTGCCGGACCTCGCCAAGTCCACGGCGAAGATCTCGGCCGACGGCAAGACCTACACGTACGAGCTGCGCGACGGCCTCACCTGGGAGGACGGCTCGCCGCTGACCTCCAAGGACATCAAGTACGGCATCGAGCGCATCTGGGCCAAGGACACCATCACCGGTGGCCCCGGCTATCTGCGCCAGGCGCTCGACCCCAAGGGCGAGTACCCGGGTCCGTACAAGGACAAGTCGGCGGACAAGCTCGGTCTGAAGGCGATCCAGACGCCGAACGACAAGACCATCGTCTTCAAGCTGCCCAAGCGCAACGGTGACTTCGAGCAGTTCCTCGCGATGCCCTCCGGCTCCCCGGTGAAGGCGGCGAAGGACACCAAGGCGAAGTACACCTCGCGGCCGTTCTCCTCGGGCCCGTACAAGTTCGACACGTACAAGCCCGGCAAGAAGATCGTGCTCGTGCGCAACGACAAGTGGAAGAAGGCCTCGGACCCGATCCGCCCGGCGCTCCCGGACAAGATCGACGTCACCATCTCCGCCAACCTGGAGGAGAACGACAAGCGCCTGATGGCCGGCGACTACGACGTCGACCTCAACGGCACCGGCATGACCCAGTCGGGCCGCGTCACCGCCGTCCAGAAGCACCGCGACAGCGTCGACAACATGCACACGTCCTTCGTGCGCTACGTCGCCCTGATCCACACGGCGAAGCCGTTCGACAACGTCCACTGCCGCAAGGCCGTCTTCTACGCCACGGACTTCGCGAGCCTGCAGCAGACCCGCGGCGGCAAGCTCGCCGCCGGTGACATCGCCAACAGCACCTTCCCCAAGGCGATCCCGGGCTACAGCGACTACGACCCGTACGGCGTGCT harbors:
- a CDS encoding AAA family ATPase translates to MSDVTSMGRPITVRRSSAYATTTGVSLPRAGAVLPGAGVALPPQPGAPAAPAREAVAASHRPAVRDLRGRSGRGPTGLVFAAGDVVVVSGLPGSGKSTLMRRAVAGPRVDSQDTRDRWAARVPRRIPYALYRPLVRLAHYAYLRRTLRAGSGVVVHDCGTQPWVRRWLARAAARRGATLHLLLLDVPAPVALDGQRARGRGVSRYAFARHRRTVGRLVRAAESGRLPRGCGSAVLLDREAAGALRALGFEGQGG
- a CDS encoding enhanced serine sensitivity protein SseB, whose protein sequence is MDFPGDVPAQAHAHPYGGWPANELEEVLAASLGAPPSEATGARMVEVLGRSRVWIPLPNGGGPESGTLDLPTLELDGQAYVPVFTSEQEFQQATGGRMSCTVAPAVEFARGLAPELGIALNPEGTVAVPLPPAAVAALCRVGRTELDGPASGGRVRLFEPDWQDDPVDFLSAAAQEFEAAGAVLSARRCLATVEDEAPTLFIGVELSSWEGDARDLPMAALGRALGRAAVPWPVNLVLLDVAQDPVGDWMKARLRPFFTAG
- a CDS encoding enhanced serine sensitivity protein SseB C-terminal domain-containing protein; translation: MSASGTAAAGQVEHMLRQVTPGRYDAYEALLHALADGKVWMLLWHGQAGSPDAQYGNMEVEGYGYAPCVTSAQELSASGWNRGYEVVGGLDVARALYPDHYGLWLNPHAPGGGVGIPWLDLRRIAGGLASQPAGPLRLTDPTIELPQFYALLTQNAHRTPAVRALRRAWVQPVLGAPYLAIGLDVYDTSPASVDSVRAMMQQSIGAVPEGLPVSTVAMADPHDPVALWLRANARPFYDRDAQGAPAPAAGGYGYPAQY
- a CDS encoding ABC transporter permease, whose translation is MTAPLHDTPADAKPTEEVAPAAGAGGKKVEGRSLTQIAWNRLKRDKVALAGGITVVLLVLVAVFAPLIVGLLGHPPNDFHQEKLDPLTNLPTGSFGGVSSDYLFGVEPNKGRDVFSRIVYGARISLLVAFLAAIVAVVLGTLFGIIAGYFGGWIDALISRVMDVLLSFPQLLFIISLVSVLPDDFLGLQGTSVRVSILVLVIGFFGWPYIGRIVRGQTLSLREREYVEAAKSLGGGRRHILFRELLPNLVAPITVYATLMIPTNILTEAALSFLGAGVKPPTASWGGMLRDALETYEHDPMFMVFPGVTIFITVLAFNLFGDGLRDALDPKGTR
- a CDS encoding ABC transporter substrate-binding protein; its protein translation is MPTLPPKRRLAAGAALVVAALVTTTACGSGDGDGDGDGKGAGYNAALNKVAKASKKTGGTLRMVGKQDLDSADPQRAYYGMSWDFMRFYTRQLVSYDTKPGKAGTKLVPDLAKSTAKISADGKTYTYELRDGLTWEDGSPLTSKDIKYGIERIWAKDTITGGPGYLRQALDPKGEYPGPYKDKSADKLGLKAIQTPNDKTIVFKLPKRNGDFEQFLAMPSGSPVKAAKDTKAKYTSRPFSSGPYKFDTYKPGKKIVLVRNDKWKKASDPIRPALPDKIDVTISANLEENDKRLMAGDYDVDLNGTGMTQSGRVTAVQKHRDSVDNMHTSFVRYVALIHTAKPFDNVHCRKAVFYATDFASLQQTRGGKLAAGDIANSTFPKAIPGYSDYDPYGVLERKGKPDLAKAKDELKQCDKPDGFSAKLTARNNNPGEVDAAEALQAQLKKANINVDVESLDGADSASITGSPSVVKKRGYSMQMSGWGPDFPSGQGYAQPLFDSRFLVENGNYNESQIKDKKIDGLFDKAIAETDPVKAGEIYKQLDKRILDQADWMPFLYEKNITWRGPRLTNAYMSDAYNGRYDYVSLGVSSK